In Candidatus Poribacteria bacterium, the following proteins share a genomic window:
- a CDS encoding DUF1573 domain-containing protein: MRVIFIISVIVILVSALLLSEVWTRSTSMEHKSVSTQQRATDILCGPRALLIICQMYGVDTNLEELSQLAKVDERGTSMYNLLEAARAKGLSAVGRILTYDQLLNLGKPVIAFVNNNHFSVLEAIDKERARISDDLKYPKVISREELAKMWKGYCLVVSKPKDSNRSAVPNIVFDSVVYDFGMMPQGSFVMHDFILKNKGGVPLKILSVSSACDCLVTAPTKTVIQPDETAKISIRLTLRDKGKVNRTITVSSNDPYCRIFPLTVTGDVVDPIEVVPQSIYLRRISVSETIRRTVRIRAPQNKRLEILKISASDYINIKRFPGPEPDRSAILEVVIGPNLPIGSLSGSIELELKNIYSGEGFKSEPIKIAIPVEGIVEGELSVFPERFFFGFISPKERRSCSVELKNTMKSPISVIKAESKSSWIEVSVVPKKPGYHYEIKATIKPHVPKGILEDVVRIHTKRGNSVDILEIPLFGIVR, translated from the coding sequence ATGCGTGTGATCTTTATAATCAGCGTGATTGTAATCCTTGTGAGTGCTTTATTGCTATCTGAAGTATGGACAAGGTCCACATCTATGGAACATAAATCTGTAAGCACCCAACAGAGAGCTACGGACATATTATGCGGTCCACGAGCGCTTTTGATAATATGCCAAATGTATGGTGTTGATACAAATCTTGAGGAACTATCCCAGCTCGCTAAGGTTGATGAGCGAGGAACGAGCATGTATAACCTCCTTGAAGCTGCGCGTGCCAAAGGTCTTTCCGCCGTGGGCAGGATTCTAACATATGATCAACTTCTTAATCTAGGTAAGCCGGTGATAGCTTTTGTAAACAACAATCACTTCTCTGTTCTGGAGGCGATCGATAAGGAGAGGGCGAGGATATCGGATGACCTGAAATATCCGAAGGTTATTTCAAGGGAAGAGCTTGCTAAGATGTGGAAGGGATATTGTTTGGTAGTGTCTAAGCCTAAAGATTCTAATAGAAGCGCTGTCCCTAACATCGTGTTTGACTCCGTCGTATATGATTTTGGCATGATGCCGCAGGGTTCATTTGTCATGCACGATTTTATCCTGAAAAATAAGGGTGGTGTGCCGTTGAAAATCCTAAGCGTAAGCAGCGCTTGTGATTGTCTCGTAACTGCACCCACTAAAACCGTCATCCAACCTGATGAGACCGCCAAGATCAGCATCAGATTAACTCTGCGTGATAAAGGGAAGGTGAACAGAACTATCACAGTTTCATCAAACGATCCGTATTGTCGTATCTTCCCGCTCACCGTGACGGGCGATGTCGTGGACCCGATAGAAGTTGTTCCTCAAAGCATATATCTTCGCCGTATAAGCGTGAGCGAGACAATCCGTCGCACGGTCAGAATCAGAGCCCCTCAGAATAAGCGGCTAGAAATCCTAAAAATCTCAGCTTCCGATTACATAAACATCAAGCGCTTCCCTGGACCGGAACCTGATAGGAGCGCTATACTCGAGGTGGTTATCGGACCGAATCTTCCGATTGGGTCTTTATCCGGTAGTATAGAACTGGAATTGAAGAACATTTACTCCGGCGAGGGGTTTAAAAGCGAACCTATTAAAATCGCGATCCCTGTGGAAGGTATAGTTGAAGGTGAACTATCAGTCTTCCCAGAACGGTTCTTCTTTGGATTTATCTCACCGAAAGAACGCAGAAGCTGCTCGGTCGAGTTGAAGAACACGATGAAATCTCCGATATCCGTGATAAAGGCGGAAAGCAAATCCTCATGGATTGAAGTTTCAGTGGTTCCTAAAAAGCCCGGCTATCATTATGAGATTAAAGCGACGATCAAGCCACACGTTCCAAAGGGGATACTCGAAGATGTCGTTCGTATTCATACGAAGCGAGGGAATAGCGTTGATATCTTGGAAATTCCATTGTTTGGTATCGTGCGATGA